The genomic DNA GGCTGGACCCCATCGGCGCGTCCGAATTTGATATCCTGATCCGCCAGCTTTCCCAGACCATGGGGTTGACGGTGTTTCTTGTGACCCATGACCTTGATACACTGCACGCCACCTGCGACCGTATTGCCGTATTGGCCGAAAAGAAGGTGCTGGTGACCGGCACCATGCGAGAGATGCTGGATGTAGAACATCCATGGGTGCATGAATATTTCCACGGCCCCCGCGCCCGCGCGGCAAGTGATGCCATACCTGCAAAGAAAGACCGCTAAACCATGGAAACCAGAGCAAATTACGTTTTGATCGGCTTGTTCACGATCCTTGGGTTTGTGGGCATGCTTGCTTTTGCCCTTTGGTTCGCGCGGGTAGAGCTTGACCGCCAATTCGCCTATTACGATGTAAAGTTCACCTCTGTCTCGGGCTTGGCGCGGGCGTCGGATGTGCGGTTTGCGGGACTGCCGGTTGGTCAGGTGGTGGATGTAAAACTGTCGCCCGACGGGGACGGCACCATTGTCGCACGGCTGGAGGTGGCGCAAAATACGCCCGTGCGCACCGGCTCGGTTGCCACCATCGAAAGTCAGGGCGTCACCGGAGTTTCCTATGTCGGGATCAGCGCAGGGGAGCCTGCAGAGCCGCTGCTGCGCGATACATCCGATCTGGACGTCCCGCAAATTGAACCGGGCCGCTCCTTGCTGCAAAGCCTGTCCGAAGATGCACCCGAGTTGGTCTCTGAGGTTTTGGGTCTGGTCCGCGATATCAGCGGCCTGATCACCGAAGAGAACGTCGGGCGGGTCGATAATATCCTTGCCAATCTTGAACTGGCCTCGGATGAATTTGCCCAGTCCCTGGATGATTTTTCGATCGTGGCCAGTGCGGTTTCCGGCTTCGCGATCGAGATTTCAAACTTCAACGTCATGCTCGAAGGGCTAACGTCCAAGGCCGAAAAGCTGTTCGATACCGCTGATACCACGCTGATCTCTATCGCCGAGCTGGCCGAGGGTTCCAAGACCACCGTTTCAACAGCAGAAAACACGTTGAATGAGACCACCAAAACGATGGCCGCAGCGCAGACCTATATCACCGAGGATCTGACCCGTATCACCAAAGAGCTTTCTGACGGCTTGGCCGAAACCCGCGCCCAGATTGCAACCGTGGGCGAGGATGCGCGCGCAATGATGGCCGAATTCAAGCGTACCGGCGAAATAGCAACCACCCGCCTGATTGAGGCAGAAGCCACCATCAAAGCCACCGACGAGATGATCGTGCAATTGAACACCACGCTGGAATTGATGGATCAGGCCTCTATCAGCTTTGATGATCTGGTGACCAAGGAC from Pseudorhodobacter turbinis includes the following:
- a CDS encoding MlaD family protein, with translation METRANYVLIGLFTILGFVGMLAFALWFARVELDRQFAYYDVKFTSVSGLARASDVRFAGLPVGQVVDVKLSPDGDGTIVARLEVAQNTPVRTGSVATIESQGVTGVSYVGISAGEPAEPLLRDTSDLDVPQIEPGRSLLQSLSEDAPELVSEVLGLVRDISGLITEENVGRVDNILANLELASDEFAQSLDDFSIVASAVSGFAIEISNFNVMLEGLTSKAEKLFDTADTTLISIAELAEGSKTTVSTAENTLNETTKTMAAAQTYITEDLTRITKELSDGLAETRAQIATVGEDARAMMAEFKRTGEIATTRLIEAEATIKATDEMIVQLNTTLELMDQASISFDDLVTKDGAELVAEARAALAPIARAAQSDLPAMVADIRTATATANQVMTDVGTALTSASGKVDGLMDDASVSLTAVTDSFTRANTTLDAINSALEVGERTLVAAEKTFDGADRIINEDIATITADLRRTIDGLDKAIAGVSDAIPQVTSDLTAASNAARETFERVSKLVASSDTPIRDFTTTALPQFTRLARETRELISNLDRLTRQIQRDPTRFFLGGDTPVYKR